A portion of the Granulosicoccus antarcticus IMCC3135 genome contains these proteins:
- a CDS encoding MoaD/ThiS family protein has translation MTEHEVKLWSALRPFAQGSDTVRIKARNIRELFARLEADYPGMAPFIAQGIAVSIDGTLYRDSWDTPLPAGAEVFLLPRIQGG, from the coding sequence GTGACGGAACATGAAGTAAAACTCTGGTCAGCTCTACGCCCGTTTGCACAGGGATCGGATACGGTTCGCATCAAGGCGCGTAACATTCGTGAGTTGTTTGCAAGGCTTGAAGCGGATTATCCAGGAATGGCACCGTTTATCGCTCAGGGCATTGCCGTATCCATTGACGGTACCTTGTATCGTGATAGCTGGGATACACCATTGCCAGCGGGAGCTGAAGTCTTTCTGCTGCCACGAATTCAGGGCGGATAA
- a CDS encoding isocitrate/isopropylmalate dehydrogenase family protein has product MSRSFDVVVFEGDGIGPEITAPTLDILRRVSEKSAYELVFNTLPAGANLYAKTGESLPATSLEAARNADAILLSAMGLLNIRKPDGTEISPQLDLRSELDLFAGVRPVRITPGLKTPLKLEEGKTVDFVLIRESTEGLFYSRGNGEVNQDEARETLVITRKTSEKLFKFAFNLARQRQSAGQGEGRVTCVDKANVFRAFAFFRDIFNGEARHYPELIADHAYVDATALWMVQKPWFFDVMVTENMFGDILSDLGAGLMGGLGVAPSADIGENHAVFQPCHGSVPDIAGLGIANPFAMILSATMMLDWLGIRHEQPELVRDGGLLRDAVDRVIASGRSTTRDLGGSSTTADAAAAVLQAFEGAI; this is encoded by the coding sequence ATGTCCCGTTCTTTTGACGTGGTTGTTTTTGAGGGCGATGGAATAGGTCCTGAAATCACAGCTCCGACCCTTGATATCTTGCGTAGAGTCAGCGAGAAATCAGCCTATGAGCTGGTTTTCAATACGCTGCCGGCAGGCGCCAATCTATATGCAAAGACCGGCGAGTCGCTGCCAGCAACCTCCTTGGAAGCTGCGAGAAATGCTGATGCGATATTACTGTCAGCCATGGGTTTACTCAATATTCGCAAGCCGGACGGTACCGAGATTTCTCCGCAGTTGGATCTCAGGAGTGAGCTAGATCTGTTTGCGGGCGTCCGTCCGGTGCGAATTACTCCCGGCCTGAAAACTCCTCTCAAACTTGAGGAAGGCAAAACGGTTGATTTTGTGCTGATTCGCGAAAGCACCGAAGGTCTTTTCTACAGTCGTGGAAACGGCGAGGTGAATCAGGATGAAGCTAGAGAAACACTGGTGATCACTCGCAAGACGAGTGAAAAATTATTTAAATTTGCCTTCAATCTTGCCAGGCAACGTCAGTCTGCAGGGCAGGGGGAAGGGCGTGTTACCTGTGTCGACAAGGCTAATGTCTTCAGAGCCTTCGCCTTTTTTCGCGACATATTCAATGGCGAAGCAAGGCATTACCCGGAACTGATTGCCGATCATGCTTATGTGGATGCAACAGCGCTGTGGATGGTTCAAAAGCCCTGGTTTTTTGACGTCATGGTGACGGAAAACATGTTTGGTGACATTCTTTCCGATTTGGGTGCCGGGCTGATGGGTGGTCTGGGAGTGGCACCGTCTGCTGATATTGGTGAAAATCATGCGGTTTTTCAGCCCTGTCACGGCTCCGTTCCGGATATTGCCGGGCTAGGAATAGCGAACCCGTTTGCCATGATTCTGTCAGCCACCATGATGCTGGACTGGCTGGGTATCAGGCACGAACAGCCGGAGTTGGTGCGCGATGGAGGTTTGCTACGCGACGCCGTGGACCGGGTGATAGCAAGCGGCCGCTCAACAACACGAGATCTGGGGGGGAGCAGCACGACAGCTGATGCCGCTGCTGCTGTTCTGCAAGCCTTTGAAGGTGCTATATGA
- a CDS encoding copper chaperone PCu(A)C — protein sequence MKVKLNSLFPRSCAAAAVVALSLLSTQSIAHEYKVGDIEVVHPYAPPTPPGAGMAAGYVEIINHGDEDDRLISGKVYFAHEMQVHQTEVVDDVSRMRQVEGGLLIPAGTTVKLEPLGTHIMFTDLAEPLVEAGRHSATLTFEKAGDVEVEFSIEHPNSDSMQEMHGDDMEMGEEGSKMKGMKHH from the coding sequence ATGAAAGTCAAACTGAATAGCCTTTTCCCTCGCTCTTGTGCCGCTGCCGCGGTGGTAGCACTGTCGTTGCTGTCAACTCAGTCGATAGCCCACGAATACAAGGTCGGTGACATCGAAGTCGTACATCCCTATGCACCACCAACGCCTCCTGGCGCTGGTATGGCTGCAGGGTATGTGGAAATTATCAATCACGGCGATGAGGACGATCGATTGATAAGCGGCAAAGTGTATTTTGCCCATGAGATGCAGGTACACCAGACAGAAGTCGTCGACGACGTCAGTCGCATGCGTCAGGTTGAAGGTGGTCTGCTTATTCCTGCCGGTACAACCGTCAAGCTCGAGCCGTTGGGCACCCATATCATGTTCACGGATCTGGCAGAGCCACTGGTTGAGGCGGGTCGTCACTCAGCGACACTGACCTTCGAGAAAGCCGGAGACGTGGAAGTTGAATTCTCTATCGAACACCCGAATAGTGATTCCATGCAAGAGATGCATGGAGACGATATGGAAATGGGCGAAGAAGGTTCGAAAATGAAAGGCATGAAGCATCACTGA
- a CDS encoding xanthine dehydrogenase family protein molybdopterin-binding subunit, with the protein MSSDTKFTGQKFKSIGTSPLRPDGIDKVTGRARFGADINLPGQLVGRILRSPHPHAAIRSIDTSKAEALAGVKAVITSADLPDLTNGNSELFNILDNCMARTHVYYDGHAVAAVAAVDATTARKALKLIEVDYELLPHVTDVDEAVAKGAPILNKKCFTEGVEPKPRKASNIARRSEFGHGDVEAGFAKAAVIIERNFRTEQTHQGYIEPHACVASISPDGSGELWVCTQGHFVFRQHCAELLGMDVSKLRVTPTEIGGGFGGKTHVWTEPVALALSRKANRPVKLVMSRDEVFRASGPTSATSIDIRIGVTKKGRITAGDATLRYASGPYVGMWAELGAMTSFACYDMKNVRTVGLEVLVNRPKTTAYRAPSAPMAAFAVESMMDELAASIGMDPLEMRILNAAKKGTRSSYGPVYGPIGIGPTLQAAREHPHMSAPLGKNQGRGMACGFWFNFGGQTCTDLNIAPDGSVCLTVGTIDVGGARASLALVAAEELGISYDQVRTVVGDTSSLGYNDMTDGSRGTFSSSMATIMSARNAIKILKERAAKMWDIPVEKVTWEEGCAKAVGKKYGNLSPLSLAEIAEAAPNTGGPIAGHNELVADGAGVSFATHICDVEVDPETGRTQVVKYTVIQDAGKAVHPTYVEGQYQGGAAQGIGWALNEEYVYGEDGRLQNSGFLDYRIPVCSDLPMIGTQILEIPNPNHPYGIRGVGETSIVPPLAAIGNAVSNAFGVRMTHVPMSAPRILKALDEAESKKADETQQLPLEL; encoded by the coding sequence ATGAGCTCTGATACAAAATTTACCGGTCAGAAATTCAAATCAATCGGTACAAGTCCGCTTCGTCCCGATGGCATCGATAAAGTCACCGGTCGGGCGCGTTTTGGTGCTGATATCAATCTGCCCGGGCAACTGGTGGGACGTATCCTGCGTAGTCCCCATCCACATGCGGCCATACGCAGCATCGACACCAGTAAGGCGGAAGCTCTGGCAGGCGTCAAGGCTGTCATCACCTCTGCTGACTTGCCGGATCTGACAAACGGTAATAGCGAGCTGTTCAATATCCTCGACAACTGCATGGCCCGCACACATGTCTATTACGATGGACATGCCGTGGCTGCTGTTGCCGCCGTTGATGCAACAACAGCCCGTAAGGCTCTGAAGCTGATCGAAGTGGATTATGAGTTGCTGCCACACGTCACGGACGTTGATGAGGCCGTTGCGAAAGGCGCTCCGATTCTGAACAAGAAGTGTTTTACCGAAGGGGTAGAGCCCAAGCCCAGAAAGGCCTCCAATATCGCACGCCGCTCTGAATTCGGGCATGGGGATGTTGAAGCAGGGTTTGCAAAAGCTGCTGTGATTATCGAACGCAATTTTCGAACTGAGCAAACTCACCAGGGCTATATCGAACCACATGCCTGTGTGGCCAGTATCAGTCCGGATGGCAGTGGTGAGCTTTGGGTTTGTACCCAGGGGCATTTCGTTTTTCGTCAGCATTGCGCCGAACTGCTGGGCATGGATGTCTCAAAGCTGCGTGTTACCCCGACTGAAATCGGTGGTGGATTCGGTGGCAAGACGCACGTCTGGACCGAACCTGTTGCACTGGCTCTGTCCCGCAAGGCCAACCGTCCCGTCAAGCTTGTCATGAGTCGTGATGAGGTGTTTCGGGCATCAGGTCCTACCAGCGCCACGTCCATCGATATCCGTATCGGTGTGACCAAAAAAGGACGTATCACTGCAGGGGACGCCACTTTGCGCTACGCCTCAGGACCCTATGTTGGAATGTGGGCTGAGCTGGGTGCCATGACATCCTTTGCCTGCTACGACATGAAAAACGTACGCACGGTGGGTCTGGAAGTGTTGGTCAATCGACCAAAAACAACTGCCTACAGAGCGCCATCCGCACCCATGGCAGCGTTTGCAGTGGAAAGCATGATGGATGAACTGGCTGCCAGTATCGGTATGGATCCGCTGGAGATGCGAATCCTCAATGCCGCCAAGAAAGGGACTCGTTCATCCTATGGTCCTGTCTACGGGCCAATCGGTATTGGTCCGACGCTGCAGGCTGCACGCGAACATCCCCATATGTCGGCACCACTGGGCAAAAATCAGGGGCGCGGCATGGCATGCGGCTTCTGGTTCAACTTTGGCGGCCAGACCTGCACCGATCTGAATATTGCACCCGATGGCTCTGTCTGTCTGACGGTTGGCACCATCGACGTCGGCGGTGCTCGTGCATCACTGGCATTGGTGGCCGCCGAAGAGCTGGGCATATCCTATGACCAGGTTCGTACAGTCGTGGGTGACACCAGTTCGCTGGGTTATAACGACATGACCGACGGTAGTCGTGGCACGTTCTCCAGTTCCATGGCCACCATTATGTCGGCACGTAATGCCATCAAGATTCTCAAGGAACGAGCCGCGAAGATGTGGGATATTCCTGTGGAAAAAGTGACATGGGAAGAAGGTTGTGCAAAGGCTGTGGGCAAGAAATACGGTAATCTTTCACCGTTATCACTGGCCGAGATTGCAGAAGCCGCACCCAATACAGGTGGTCCTATTGCCGGACACAACGAGCTGGTTGCCGATGGTGCAGGTGTCTCCTTCGCCACGCATATTTGCGATGTGGAAGTGGATCCGGAGACAGGCCGCACACAGGTGGTCAAGTACACGGTCATCCAGGATGCCGGCAAGGCTGTTCACCCCACCTACGTTGAAGGCCAGTACCAAGGCGGAGCTGCTCAAGGTATCGGTTGGGCGTTGAATGAAGAGTACGTCTATGGCGAGGATGGCCGTTTGCAGAACTCAGGTTTTCTCGATTACCGGATTCCTGTCTGTTCCGATCTGCCCATGATCGGTACGCAGATTCTGGAAATACCCAATCCGAATCATCCTTACGGTATTCGAGGCGTTGGCGAGACATCCATTGTTCCGCCATTGGCCGCTATTGGTAACGCCGTGTCCAATGCTTTCGGTGTGCGTATGACCCATGTGCCCATGTCAGCCCCCAGGATTCTCAAAGCGCTGGATGAGGCTGAGAGCAAGAAGGCAGATGAGACGCAACAGCTGCCTCTGGAGCTGTAG
- a CDS encoding TRAP transporter substrate-binding protein has product MKLNLGILAAAAATLLTYATHLNSLNLTAMPFMLDTYEQGWEFYDHSEWLQGEFAKLPDVGFRVLATWEAGFRSFTTNEPLSSPADAATMKMRVYPNDMIRWSMEAIGFQTVVMPITDVYLAIQQGTVNGQENPVDTIKSLRFNEVAPYLTLTRHVYSPLPLTISEKSWQSFSDEDKAAVLKAGEEAATFSRELVKSSVDAQLEEMVTAGAKVSTPDITPFREAVTSVYDKAREVYGDEVVDSVLADTARIREMKPAQ; this is encoded by the coding sequence ATGAAGCTCAACCTTGGAATTCTTGCAGCAGCCGCTGCGACCTTACTCACATATGCAACGCACCTCAACTCGCTAAATCTGACAGCCATGCCGTTCATGCTCGATACCTATGAGCAAGGCTGGGAATTCTACGACCATTCAGAGTGGCTACAAGGAGAGTTCGCCAAGTTGCCGGACGTCGGTTTCAGAGTATTGGCGACATGGGAGGCAGGCTTTCGCAGCTTTACCACGAACGAGCCGCTGAGCTCTCCCGCTGACGCTGCCACCATGAAGATGCGCGTCTACCCCAATGACATGATTCGCTGGAGCATGGAGGCTATTGGCTTTCAGACGGTAGTCATGCCCATTACGGATGTCTATCTTGCCATTCAACAAGGCACGGTCAATGGACAGGAGAACCCGGTCGACACCATAAAATCGTTGCGTTTCAATGAAGTTGCCCCTTATCTGACTCTGACTCGCCATGTATACAGCCCTCTTCCACTGACCATTTCAGAAAAAAGCTGGCAGTCATTCTCGGACGAAGACAAGGCCGCTGTACTGAAGGCCGGCGAAGAAGCTGCCACGTTCAGCCGAGAGCTGGTCAAAAGCTCTGTTGATGCGCAACTGGAGGAAATGGTGACCGCCGGCGCCAAGGTATCTACGCCGGACATCACGCCATTCCGTGAGGCCGTCACGTCAGTTTACGACAAGGCCAGAGAAGTCTATGGAGATGAGGTCGTGGATAGTGTACTGGCGGATACCGCCAGAATTCGCGAGATGAAGCCTGCTCAATAG
- a CDS encoding Gfo/Idh/MocA family protein, translating to MTTALIRVACLGAGYFSRFHYEAWRRMNNVELVGAADISIDRAASTGLPAFSSLAMMLEAVIPDILDIITTPPTHLEVIRTALQEGVKTIICQKPFCQSLEEAQTAVALAESAGALLIVHENFRFQPWYRCMAQAIKEGLVGTVQQFEFRLRPGDGQGADAYLERQPYFREMPRLLIHETGVHFADVFLYLLGMPDGVYADLRRINPSIKGEDAGYFIFEYANGCRAIFDGNRHLDHAAENLRMTMGEALLEGDRGSLSLTGDGTIKYRKFGSRELTILLPGSGSQSFGGDCVLALQNHVVAGLQTGSLIENQARDYIAVMNLEEIIYRSAAEHRKYNVETFVR from the coding sequence ATGACGACGGCGCTCATACGCGTAGCCTGTCTGGGCGCAGGCTATTTCAGTCGCTTTCATTATGAAGCCTGGCGGCGGATGAATAATGTGGAGTTGGTTGGCGCCGCAGACATCTCAATTGATCGAGCGGCCTCGACAGGTCTGCCAGCCTTCTCCAGTCTGGCCATGATGCTCGAGGCGGTGATCCCCGACATTCTGGATATCATTACCACGCCGCCCACGCATCTCGAGGTTATCCGAACGGCATTGCAGGAAGGTGTAAAAACCATCATCTGCCAAAAACCTTTCTGTCAGTCGCTGGAAGAGGCGCAGACTGCAGTTGCATTGGCGGAGTCCGCCGGTGCCTTGTTGATCGTGCATGAAAATTTTCGCTTTCAGCCCTGGTATCGTTGTATGGCACAAGCCATCAAGGAAGGCTTGGTGGGTACTGTTCAACAATTTGAATTCAGATTGCGTCCGGGTGATGGTCAAGGTGCAGACGCCTACCTGGAGCGGCAGCCGTATTTTCGTGAAATGCCGCGACTGCTCATCCATGAGACAGGAGTTCACTTTGCGGATGTATTTCTCTATCTGTTAGGCATGCCTGATGGCGTCTATGCTGATCTACGACGCATTAATCCGTCAATAAAAGGTGAAGATGCAGGCTATTTCATCTTTGAATATGCCAATGGCTGTCGCGCCATATTTGACGGAAATCGTCATTTGGATCACGCGGCTGAAAATTTGCGAATGACAATGGGTGAAGCGCTACTCGAAGGCGATAGAGGGTCTCTATCATTAACGGGGGATGGTACGATAAAGTATCGGAAGTTCGGTTCGCGTGAACTAACGATATTGTTACCAGGTTCGGGATCGCAGAGTTTTGGTGGCGATTGTGTGCTGGCATTGCAGAATCATGTGGTTGCAGGGCTGCAGACAGGGTCGTTGATCGAAAATCAGGCCAGGGACTACATCGCTGTCATGAATCTGGAAGAAATCATCTACCGCTCTGCAGCAGAGCACCGGAAATACAACGTTGAAACATTCGTCCGATAG
- the chrA gene encoding chromate efflux transporter, with translation MELFRTFLKIGLLSFGGPAAQIALMHRVIVEEKGWLDEKQFLNALSFCMLLPGPEAMQLSTYAGWRLQGVRGGLLAGLLFVLPGALVVLLLAIVYVYIGDTPVINSIFLGIKAAVLVIVLHALERVAKRALDGLFHYLIAAAAFVSIFFLQLPFPVIILVAAAVGAIQARNNGEAAVIKLHQGALRRSLLDAALWLTVWWLPVIALWLLGGSEMLTELALFFSKLAIVTFGGAYAVLAYMAQDVVVQHGWLSTIEMVDGLGLAETTPGPLILVTEFVGFMAAFRDGGLALGVAGAVVVLWVTFVPCFLWIFVGAPYIDWLGAQPRLRGAMSGITAAVVGVILNLSIWFALHVMFGQVNEVNRDPFTFWVPEWSTLDWRVPVLAVLCGWLLLKLDWSVLRVLGVAALAGLLASML, from the coding sequence ATGGAACTGTTTCGTACATTTCTGAAAATTGGATTACTTTCATTCGGAGGGCCTGCCGCACAAATTGCGCTTATGCATCGCGTGATTGTTGAAGAAAAAGGCTGGCTGGACGAAAAGCAGTTTCTTAATGCTTTGAGCTTCTGCATGTTGTTACCCGGTCCTGAAGCGATGCAACTGTCTACCTATGCAGGCTGGCGACTGCAAGGGGTACGAGGCGGGTTGCTTGCGGGTCTTCTATTTGTGCTGCCAGGTGCTCTGGTCGTACTATTGCTGGCAATTGTCTATGTCTACATAGGTGATACGCCCGTGATCAATTCCATCTTTCTGGGCATCAAGGCTGCGGTGCTGGTCATTGTGTTGCATGCACTGGAGCGCGTAGCAAAGCGAGCTCTTGACGGACTTTTTCATTACCTGATCGCAGCCGCCGCCTTTGTAAGCATCTTTTTTCTGCAACTGCCGTTTCCCGTGATTATTCTGGTTGCTGCCGCTGTGGGCGCCATACAGGCCAGAAATAATGGCGAGGCGGCGGTGATCAAATTGCATCAAGGGGCTTTGCGACGCAGTTTGCTGGATGCGGCTCTGTGGCTGACAGTCTGGTGGTTACCCGTCATTGCCTTGTGGTTGCTGGGTGGATCCGAGATGCTGACAGAGCTTGCCCTGTTTTTCTCCAAACTGGCTATTGTCACATTTGGTGGTGCTTATGCGGTACTTGCCTATATGGCGCAGGATGTCGTGGTGCAGCATGGGTGGCTGAGCACGATTGAAATGGTGGATGGGCTGGGTCTGGCCGAAACCACTCCCGGGCCTTTGATTCTGGTTACCGAATTTGTTGGCTTCATGGCAGCATTTCGTGACGGTGGCCTGGCTTTGGGAGTCGCTGGTGCTGTGGTGGTTCTGTGGGTCACATTTGTACCCTGTTTTTTATGGATCTTTGTGGGCGCACCCTATATTGACTGGTTGGGGGCTCAGCCACGACTGCGCGGCGCCATGAGTGGTATCACCGCTGCGGTGGTCGGTGTCATACTGAACCTGTCAATCTGGTTTGCACTGCATGTCATGTTCGGTCAAGTCAACGAAGTCAATCGAGACCCGTTTACTTTCTGGGTGCCGGAATGGTCGACACTCGATTGGCGCGTGCCGGTGCTGGCTGTGTTGTGCGGCTGGCTATTGCTGAAACTTGACTGGAGTGTGCTCAGGGTGCTGGGTGTTGCAGCACTGGCAGGCCTGTTGGCATCCATGCTGTGA
- a CDS encoding (2Fe-2S)-binding protein has product MTQLVNTQINGDAVGFACEIDETLLDVLRNRVGLSGAKEGCGTGDCGACSVILDGTLVCSCLVLGVEAEGRKVETVEGLSDGADLHPLQTKFIEHAALQCGICTPGFLMAAKALLKNNPDPTEEEIRYALAGNLCRCTGYDKIVRAVQATAADMRGS; this is encoded by the coding sequence ATGACTCAATTAGTTAACACACAGATCAATGGCGATGCCGTGGGCTTTGCCTGTGAAATCGACGAAACCCTGCTGGATGTTCTGCGCAATCGTGTGGGTCTCAGCGGTGCCAAGGAAGGTTGTGGCACTGGCGATTGTGGTGCCTGTAGCGTGATTCTGGATGGCACTCTGGTGTGCTCCTGCCTGGTGCTGGGAGTCGAGGCTGAAGGGCGAAAGGTTGAAACGGTTGAGGGTTTGAGTGATGGTGCCGATCTGCATCCATTGCAGACAAAGTTCATCGAGCATGCCGCTCTGCAGTGCGGGATCTGTACACCGGGTTTTCTGATGGCTGCGAAGGCACTATTGAAGAACAACCCTGACCCGACTGAAGAAGAAATTCGTTATGCCCTGGCCGGCAATTTGTGCCGCTGTACTGGCTACGACAAGATCGTACGTGCCGTACAGGCCACCGCTGCAGACATGCGAGGAAGCTGA
- a CDS encoding AAA family ATPase: MLMTLAVQNYRSLHSLEVPLSRLTVITGANGAGKSNLYGALRLLVNAANGDVVAALAREGGLPNVMWAGPEKISRAMERGEVPVQGSPRQNASRIKLGFGGEQFGYLIELGMPTPMASSAFNLDPVIKRESIWHGQAWRQASVLVDRKGPLVRRRSGRQWQVVASDLAESDSLFSHAGDPASVPEVFRLREMLRHWRFYADFRTDAAAPARQSIPATRTPVLHHDGRDLAAALQTIIEVGEPNALHEAIDDAFPGSRLGIERLGAGQLQATLTQPGLLRALNCSEWSDGTLRYVLLVAALLTPRPPPLMVLNEPETSLHPELVAPLARLIGKATERSQVWIISHSRELVRRLEIVEGCSNHILEKSLGRTVVSGLAELDKPPWRWG; this comes from the coding sequence ATGTTAATGACGCTGGCTGTACAGAACTATCGCTCACTGCATTCTCTGGAAGTACCGTTGTCGCGTCTGACGGTGATCACGGGTGCCAATGGCGCGGGCAAATCAAATCTCTATGGTGCCTTGCGATTGCTGGTCAATGCCGCGAATGGTGATGTCGTCGCAGCACTTGCGCGCGAAGGTGGTTTGCCTAATGTAATGTGGGCAGGGCCGGAAAAAATCAGTCGTGCCATGGAACGCGGTGAGGTGCCGGTTCAGGGCAGTCCCAGACAGAACGCTTCGCGAATCAAACTGGGCTTTGGCGGAGAACAATTCGGTTATCTCATCGAGCTGGGTATGCCGACGCCGATGGCCAGTTCCGCTTTCAATCTTGACCCTGTGATCAAGCGTGAAAGCATCTGGCACGGGCAGGCATGGCGCCAGGCTTCGGTACTGGTGGATCGCAAGGGGCCCTTGGTGCGTCGTCGTTCAGGCAGACAATGGCAGGTGGTTGCCAGCGACCTGGCCGAGAGCGATAGCCTGTTCAGTCATGCCGGTGATCCGGCCAGTGTGCCAGAGGTATTCCGTCTGCGAGAAATGCTGAGACATTGGCGTTTTTATGCAGATTTTCGCACCGATGCTGCGGCACCTGCCCGGCAGTCGATTCCGGCAACAAGGACACCGGTGCTGCATCACGATGGCCGTGATCTGGCTGCGGCCTTGCAGACCATTATCGAAGTGGGTGAGCCCAATGCCTTGCATGAGGCAATTGATGATGCCTTTCCGGGTAGCAGGCTGGGTATCGAAAGGCTGGGAGCCGGGCAGTTGCAGGCCACTCTCACACAGCCCGGTTTGCTAAGGGCTCTGAACTGTAGCGAATGGTCTGATGGGACATTGCGTTATGTCTTGCTGGTAGCCGCACTATTGACACCCAGGCCGCCGCCACTGATGGTACTCAACGAGCCGGAAACCAGCTTGCATCCAGAGCTGGTAGCACCACTGGCACGCCTGATTGGCAAGGCGACAGAGCGCTCACAGGTGTGGATCATCAGTCATTCAAGAGAGCTGGTGAGGCGTCTGGAGATCGTAGAAGGTTGCAGCAATCATATTCTGGAAAAATCGCTGGGACGCACCGTTGTTTCAGGTCTTGCCGAGCTTGACAAGCCACCCTGGCGCTGGGGGTAG
- a CDS encoding GntR family transcriptional regulator, with protein sequence MKHSSDSERYTSQTHRAVADLRGLIFSGELPAGTDHLEIELAERLSMSRTPVREAARVLEAQGLLEVRPRKGVRILSLSANDMDEIYVVLTELESLAAGLAARGKYTKKELRPLLGTVADMEASLKRVDREAWAEADARFHDELVRLAGNSRMAAIISNFNDQVRRARAFTLHIRPLPVKSNEEHRALYEAIARGDEKGARKMHWQHRENARKLLTSILEEVGMKHL encoded by the coding sequence TTGAAACATTCGTCCGATAGCGAAAGATACACGTCACAGACGCACCGAGCTGTTGCAGATCTGCGGGGGCTGATTTTTTCGGGTGAATTGCCGGCAGGCACGGATCATCTGGAAATCGAGTTGGCAGAGCGGCTTTCCATGTCGCGAACACCAGTTCGAGAGGCTGCCAGGGTGCTGGAAGCACAAGGGTTACTGGAAGTACGCCCACGAAAGGGTGTGCGCATCTTGTCCCTGTCGGCCAACGACATGGATGAAATCTATGTGGTGCTTACCGAGCTGGAAAGTCTGGCGGCCGGTCTGGCAGCCCGGGGTAAGTATACAAAGAAGGAATTACGTCCCTTGCTCGGTACTGTGGCGGACATGGAAGCGTCTTTGAAACGTGTGGACCGAGAGGCCTGGGCAGAAGCCGATGCACGATTCCATGATGAACTGGTTCGACTGGCGGGGAACTCTCGCATGGCGGCGATCATCTCCAACTTCAATGATCAGGTTCGACGGGCACGAGCGTTCACTTTGCACATTCGGCCTTTGCCCGTGAAGTCCAATGAGGAGCACCGTGCGCTATATGAGGCAATTGCACGTGGCGATGAGAAAGGTGCACGCAAGATGCATTGGCAGCACCGCGAAAATGCCCGTAAATTATTAACTTCGATTCTCGAAGAAGTGGGCATGAAGCATCTTTAG
- a CDS encoding FAD binding domain-containing protein, producing MVRYEAPQTTPEAIALLASAKGRVHILAGGTDLIVRMKGEYIEPDVIVDIKRIKSMQSIRKTAAGTSIGAAATCGSMGRHKALKKAWPGVVEAANLIGSDQIQGRCTIVGNLCNASPAADSIPALIAAGAQALVIGPKGERLLDVDKIPTGPGKNSLKKGEMVVSIELPARAPRSADAYLRFTPRTEMDIAVVSAAVNLTIDKKSVITEARVVLGAVAITAIRVPAAEAALIGNTLDEATLAAVAEACSAACNPINDKRGTVEYRTRVAGVLAKRAAQSAWARAGGKA from the coding sequence ATGGTGCGATACGAAGCCCCACAAACCACCCCAGAAGCCATAGCATTGCTCGCCAGTGCCAAAGGTCGGGTGCATATTCTGGCCGGCGGAACGGATCTGATCGTCCGCATGAAAGGCGAATACATCGAGCCTGATGTCATCGTCGATATCAAGCGTATCAAGTCGATGCAATCGATTCGCAAAACTGCCGCAGGAACCTCTATCGGCGCCGCCGCCACTTGCGGCTCGATGGGCCGGCACAAGGCATTGAAAAAAGCCTGGCCCGGTGTTGTCGAGGCGGCCAATCTGATTGGTTCTGACCAGATTCAGGGTCGTTGCACGATCGTTGGTAATCTGTGTAATGCCTCTCCCGCCGCTGACAGTATTCCTGCCCTGATTGCAGCAGGTGCGCAGGCTCTGGTCATCGGGCCCAAAGGTGAACGCCTGCTGGATGTGGACAAAATCCCCACAGGACCTGGCAAGAACTCACTGAAGAAGGGCGAGATGGTGGTCTCCATCGAATTGCCGGCGCGCGCGCCTCGTTCGGCTGATGCCTACTTGCGTTTCACACCACGAACCGAAATGGATATTGCGGTGGTCAGCGCTGCTGTCAACCTGACTATAGACAAGAAAAGCGTGATTACAGAAGCACGAGTGGTGCTGGGTGCTGTGGCTATAACCGCCATTCGTGTACCTGCTGCGGAGGCAGCACTGATAGGCAACACGCTCGACGAAGCAACACTGGCAGCCGTGGCTGAGGCCTGTTCTGCTGCCTGTAATCCCATCAATGATAAACGCGGCACCGTGGAATACCGAACACGAGTGGCCGGTGTATTGGCAAAACGGGCTGCTCAGTCAGCCTGGGCCCGCGCTGGAGGAAAAGCATGA